A segment of the Saccharomyces kudriavzevii IFO 1802 strain IFO1802 genome assembly, chromosome: 2 genome:
TCACAGGTTTAAAATCACACAGATTCCTTGATAATCCATTTTCACTGATATTAGAGGAATTCATATTTTGTGGTGTTGTAGATAGTCTATTCAAACCATTTGGTGTAGCATCTATGCCTGTAATAGAGAATCTTCTTGTATTGGGTGGAGTTAAGATGGGGAACTTGGAATAGGCAGAGGACCTTCTTCTCATCGTATGGGTGGGACCTGTTCCATTGAGTGGAATGGCATTTGGGTGGACAGAGAGATGGTCTATATTACCACCATATGTGATGGCACTGCCGTATTGGTCATGGACGATATCATCGTATATTGCTATGGGATAGTCTACTTTAATGTCATTCTTATTATCATCTAACGACAAACGATGAATCTCTTCATCAAGTGAGAAAATCATTCTAATCACTGCTAACAGTATATTCAGTTGACTCGATTAGTAACACTCTTATGCATAGGAATACTACAATGAAAAGTTCTGGTAACTATTCGTTAATatgtccttttttttttttttttttctcttcataCTTTTATGCAACATCATAAAGGCACACGTTTATTTTTCTACACGTTGTCATAAGAAGGATCAATAAAAACACTTCTCATTTAAGAATTGATATCATATTTTGTAATTTACATAATCGAAATAATAAAGAGTTATATTGCGTATatacttcaaaagaaaCCTATtcacacacacacacatatGTTTGCTTTTACATGGACATGTTTTTATATCCAAAAGTTTATATTCAGGAGTGATGTGCCAATGATTTCTTAGTAACGTTAAAGATATCAGCTAACGcttcaaaattctttggTGCTATTATACCTTTTTTGGATAAGAATCTGATCAAGATATCGATCAAGTCTATAATTTGCTTATCgttcaaattcattaaaATTGTGGATAGAACAGTATCTACTGTTATTCTATGTTCACTGATAAAGGTTTCGTAGTACAAATTGGCAAATGAACCCATTATGAATTGACAGTCGACTCTGTCTGTGATACCACCATGACCTGGGATGGAGTGACCGAAATCTTTAACTTTAAAAGTCCTCTTCAGACCAGATGCAAAAAACCCTCCAAATGGTGCAAATAAAGATGCGAACGTAGCCAAGTTTAAAGCATGGAAATAGATTGGTTTCACTGTGATAGAACTGATTTGAGCtatatcaaagaaaatgggtGGTAGCCTATAGACTTGTGGAAGGAAGACAGGATTTAGTTCACATGTCAAGTTGGAAAAGAAGTTTGTGTGAAGATCTTCCACAGGGCAGGTCAAGTAAGAATATGGACTTAGAATTCTTGTTAATATAATGCTTGCCAAAGCAGTGAAGAACCAGGCACCAAGAAAACCTTCTAAAGTTTTCTTAGGAGAAATTTCTATTAGCTTAGTCTTGCCGAATGTTATACCGCACAAGTAGGCGAAGATGTCATTGACGATGACCAATCCACAAGGCAGTAGGAACCAGAATAACCCGTTAAGAACATTCTTGATAATTAAGTGAGCTTGGAAAACCaccagaagaagaaccaTATGAGTAACACACAATGAGCcgaattgaaatttcaaaaacccCTTTCTCAAACTACAAACGAATAAAACAAACCCCAAAAGATAAAGACAATAACACATAAACTTGTGATTTGTTACGATGAAGTTCAATACAGGATACTCGTAGAAAGTagtttgaaagaatttgaagaggGATCTCCCATCTAGATAGTAAATTGtggtgaaaagaagataccAGTTCAACGTCTTTGTTAGCGGCAAATTCTTCTCACGTCCAGATGCACTTGTTACAGCGATACACTCCTTGAAAGTTGCAATTTGGCAGCCCAAAATCAGTACTATACACCATGCATGACCTGATGCTAaggtgatgaagaaaccaCTGATCATAACAAACGTCCAGACGGTTCTAATGAAGAAGTTGTACTTCCTGCTTTCCTTAGCGGCGGcagtattttctttggttaCAGGCGTGGCGGACTCGCTGGCATCCTTGTTGAGTTCTTCTTGCAGTTTGTCAATAGCCTTTGAGGTGGCGTCAGTAACTGATTCCACAACCTCTTTGCTCGTACCATGTGGTTTTATCTCAGGGTTGTCAGACATTTATGTAGATGAAATTGGGTCACTTGAAGTTGCAGGGGTTGGCTATCTAAGAAGATGCTTAACAAGAAGTGTGTCTTCCAAACTAGCGTGAACAATAATAGTTAATATCTGTTAATAGTCACCCATGCTGTTTACAATTCTCGATTGCTATACTTTTCACATGTCATCCcatctgaaaaattttcaagtaCAGTGTCCGTCCATAACGATTGCCAAGCCATGGCAAAATGGTGCCACTATGCAATGCCCAAGACGCACGAATAGGATAAGATACGATCAACATGGCACGGCAATCGATGCTCTGCAAGCGCGGTTCGACACAGCTTCAAAAATGTCTTTCTTTGCTAATTCTGTTCTCCATCTGTCCACTTTTCTGTTGAACATCTGCCCTGCCATACATtactttgaatgaaaatagCGAAAATAAGCAGTGAATGtcaaaaatcaaataaatcagatgaaaaaatgaaattggGATGAGGTGGAGATttcattgataaatatCAATAGGTGAGGAAAGCtccaacaagaaaaatgtcaGTAACGTCTAAGGATGATATCGACGGAATTCTAAAGTTTGTTGCTGATTGCAATGGTAAGTTTGAAGATTCCAAATGTGACATAAGAGAATCAGCTCTTGGCGGCTTGGGAGTCTTTGCCAAGACTGACATTGCCAAGGGCGAGGCGATACTGTCGTTGAATAAGtcctcaattttttctgcaTCGAACAGTTCCATTGCGAACTTGTTGTGTGACAATGATATTGATGGGATGTTAGCATTAAACATTGCATTTATTTATGAAACCacagttttcaaaaacacaAGCCATTGGTTTCTCTTTCTGCGCACCATCCGGTTTCAAGATGACCAAGGACATCTGAATCTGCCGCCAAGCTTTTGGAATGCAAACGGAAAACGACTTTTGAAGGGCACCAGCTTTGATACCTTGTTTGATGCTTTGACGCCAGAGGAAGAAATTGTACAAGGATTTGAAATTGCCGTGGACTTGGCGCATAAATGGAATGAAGAATTCGGGTTGGAAATACCTGAAGATTTCCTCGGTGTTGACGAAAAGAATCATGAAAAGGATTTCAATTTGAAGCTAGAAAGGTTCATCTCCGTGGCGTATACGTTATCGTCAAGAggttttgaaattgatgcCTTCCATGAAACGGGCCTGGTACCCATTGCAGACCTGTTCAATCACCATGTTTCCAATCCTGACTTGAAATTTGTATCATTGTATGATGTTTGTGACAAGTGTGGTGAATCTGGTATGTGCAAACATCTATTAGCGGAGGAATATTTGGAAGCgcaagaacaagaacaagaacaagaacaagaacaagaacacTGTGCACCCGTTGCAGCCACTGTGGCAACTCGTACCATTGACGATGAATTGCTGGATAGattagaaaataataaagagGACGAAAGTTCCAATAAGGATACAGATTCAGAAGACGAAGATAACGGTGCAGAAAACGCCGACGAGTGTGTTGATCTGGTACTAAAGAACGATGTGAGGCAAAACCAAGAAATCTTCAATTCATATGGCGAACTGTCGAACGTCTTTTTATTGGCTAGATATGGGTTTGCCGTACCTGGAAACCAGCATGATATTGTTCATTTAGGACCAGACTTCATGAAGATTTTGAGGGAAGGGGACaaacatcaagaaaaagttaaGTGGTGGAGTCAAGTGGGGCATGGCCTGTTTTCAGCATGGTATGTACAAATGCGTcaggaagatgaagaaaacgaagaaaacgaagaaaacGAGAAACAATCGGATGACTTGCCTGAAGAAACAGGAAGtgaggaggaggaagaagaaggtggAAGTGAGGAGGAAGGGGATGATGATGGTCTGAATTCGTGGCTTTCCCAGCTTTACATATCTTTTAACGGTGAGCTTTCACCTTCTGCCTGGGCTCTAGCCAATCTTCTAACCCTGACAGGCGCTCAATGGGAGTCATTATTTTCCCAAAAGGCCAGTCCTCACATTAGTGACTCTATTGTTAACGAGGAAAAACTGCCCTTCTTGGCCAAGACCAACAATCTACATGCCAAGAGATTGCTCTCCAGGTTACTGAAGGACAAACAATTATCCAATGTGAAGGGCGGTCAAGTACCACATGGAACAGGTGTTCCTGGTAAAATGCTTCAGAATGCCCAAATTCTTGTGCAATCTGAGCACAGGATCCTAGAAAGATGTCTTGAAAGACTATCCTAAATTCTATTAAATACTTTAGTTAGGCTATTATTGTCATGTTACACGAGAGCAAGAGTGCAAAGAggcaagagaaaaaaaattttcatctgaaaaataataatatataaacGAGAATATTTTCGTCACATTTCTTTTGGCTCTACAATTTTCAAGCCTTTTGTTTCGATTCCAGTTGTTTCCTCAATACTACAAGAACAATCATCGAAATGTCCCGTCC
Coding sequences within it:
- the CDS1 gene encoding phosphatidate cytidylyltransferase (similar to Saccharomyces cerevisiae CDS1 (YBR029C); ancestral locus Anc_3.230) is translated as MSDNPEIKPHGTSKEVVESVTDATSKAIDKLQEELNKDASESATPVTKENTAAAKESRKYNFFIRTVWTFVMISGFFITLASGHAWCIVLILGCQIATFKECIAVTSASGREKNLPLTKTLNWYLLFTTIYYLDGRSLFKFFQTTFYEYPVLNFIVTNHKFMCYCLYLLGFVLFVCSLRKGFLKFQFGSLCVTHMVLLLVVFQAHLIIKNVLNGLFWFLLPCGLVIVNDIFAYLCGITFGKTKLIEISPKKTLEGFLGAWFFTALASIILTRILSPYSYLTCPVEDLHTNFFSNLTCELNPVFLPQVYRLPPIFFDIAQISSITVKPIYFHALNLATFASLFAPFGGFFASGLKRTFKVKDFGHSIPGHGGITDRVDCQFIMGSFANLYYETFISEHRITVDTVLSTILMNLNDKQIIDLIDILIRFLSKKGIIAPKNFEALADIFNVTKKSLAHHS
- the RKM3 gene encoding protein-lysine N-methyltransferase (similar to Saccharomyces cerevisiae RKM3 (YBR030W); ancestral locus Anc_3.231), whose protein sequence is MSVTSKDDIDGILKFVADCNGKFEDSKCDIRESALGGLGVFAKTDIAKGEAILSLNKSSIFSASNSSIANLLCDNDIDGMLALNIAFIYETTVFKNTSHWFLFLRTIRFQDDQGHLNLPPSFWNANGKRLLKGTSFDTLFDALTPEEEIVQGFEIAVDLAHKWNEEFGLEIPEDFLGVDEKNHEKDFNLKLERFISVAYTLSSRGFEIDAFHETGLVPIADLFNHHVSNPDLKFVSLYDVCDKCGESGMCKHLLAEEYLEAQEQEQEQEQEQEHCAPVAATVATRTIDDELLDRLENNKEDESSNKDTDSEDEDNGAENADECVDLVLKNDVRQNQEIFNSYGELSNVFLLARYGFAVPGNQHDIVHLGPDFMKILREGDKHQEKVKWWSQVGHGLFSAWYVQMRQEDEENEENEENEKQSDDLPEETGSEEEEEEGGSEEEGDDDGLNSWLSQLYISFNGELSPSAWALANLLTLTGAQWESLFSQKASPHISDSIVNEEKLPFLAKTNNLHAKRLLSRLLKDKQLSNVKGGQVPHGTGVPGKMLQNAQILVQSEHRILERCLERLS